One window from the genome of Myxocyprinus asiaticus isolate MX2 ecotype Aquarium Trade chromosome 30, UBuf_Myxa_2, whole genome shotgun sequence encodes:
- the LOC127421273 gene encoding fibronectin type III domain-containing protein 5-like isoform X3: MFRFIQEVNTTTRSCALWDLEEDTEYIVHVQSISMSGTSPPSEPVLFHTPKESEKLASKSPNEVTMEEVDQAAQLRAGELIIIVVVLVMWAGVIALFCRQYDIIKDNEPNNNKDKAKNSSECSTPEHPTGGLLRSKV; encoded by the exons ATGTTTCGATTCATCCAGGAAGTGAACACCACCACTCGTTCATGTGCATTATGGGATTTAGAGGAAGACACAGAGTACATTGTCCATGTGCAGTCCATTAGCATGAGCGGCACCAGCCCTCCCAGTGAACCTGTTCTGTTCCACACACCCAAAGAGTCAGAGAAACTGGCCTCAAAAAGCCCAA ATGAAGTGACCATGGAGGAGGTTGACCAGGCTGCCCAGCTCAGGGCTGGGGAGCTCATAATTATTGTTGTGGTTCTTGTCATGTGGGCAG GTGTAATAGCTCTCTTTTGTCGCCAATATGACATCATCAAAGACAACGAGCCCAACAATAACAAGGACAAAGCCAAGAACTCGTCAGAGTGCAGTACACCAGAGCACCCTACGGGGGGACTACTGCGCAGCAAGGTCTAA